Within the Leptogranulimonas caecicola genome, the region GGACCTGCCGAGAAAAACCTCCCCCGCAAAACAGTGGGAGAGGTTCTTGAAAGTGCGAGCTATAAAGTCTGTTGCGAAACCTTTAGACCAATAAAAAAGTGCTTTACCGACCCACAGATACCAGCTCGTGGTCGAGCCGCGTGAACGGCTCGTAGCCCTTCTCGGTCACGATGCCGGTGTCTTCGATGCGCACGCCAAACTCGCCGGGCAGATAGATGCCGGGCTCAATGGTGACCACAGATCCTTCAGGCACGGGCTTTTCCCAGGAGAGGGCAAAGCTGGGGCTCTCGTGGATCTCGATACCCACGCCGTGGCCCAAGCCGTGGCCAAAGTAATCGCCATAGCCTGCGTCGCCAATAACTTTCTGGGCAATGCGGTGGATGTCTGCACCAACGACATCCGGGGCCACTGCCGCGGCAGCCTCTTCATGGGCGCGCTTGACCACTTCGTAGACCTCCCGCTGTTTGGGGGTAGGCTCCCCCACCACTACGGTGCGGGTCATGTCGGCATGATAGTCGTGGTAGAGCGCGCCATAGTCCATGGTGATGAAGTCGCCTTCTTTGACAGCGTACTCGCTGGGCTGGGCGTGGGGATTGGCGCCGTCGGGACCTGCGGCGATAATGGAGGCAAAGGAGACGGCATCGGCGCCTTGGGCCAGCATGTAGTTCTCCAGCTCGCCGCGGATTTGCTGCTCGGTCATACCGGGCTTGATGTAGGCGCAGATGTGCTCGAAGGCATCGTCGGTGATCTCTTGGGCGCGGCGCAAAAGCGAAAGCTCCTCGGCGTCCTTCACCATGCGCAGGGCCTGCAAGTCGCCATGAAGCACGGGCGTCAAGCACTGGGTGGACGCCTGCTCGACCTCATGGGCGAAGTCCTGGGCAAAACCCAGGCTCACCGTGTCTTCCAAAGCCACCACATGACAGCGCTGGGCAACGGTGAGTTTGGCCGCCCAGGCAGGGGCGCCCACACGTTCCATATCGATCTGCCAGAAGGTATCAAGTCCCAGGCGTTCCTGGAAGGTGTTGTAATAGCGGGAGTCGGTATGAAGCCACGCGCCCTCACCGGTAATGAACGCGGTATGGGCTACCTCGTCGTCAAAGGTGCGCTCTGCACCGGTGAGCCATCGAAGATCGGCGTTGTTGCGAAGGATCACGGCGTCGTAGCCGCGCTCTGCCATCAGGCTGCGCAGACGCGCCAGGCGGCCTTCGGTAGATGAAGCCATGGGGAGTCCTTTCTCTCACGGTCCGTTAAAGTCCGTCCCCTAGCTTAGCCATTTAGCCAGCTGCTTGGGCGTACAAGCTATCCCTCGCTTTGATTTTGTGACAGAAGCGCGCTTCTGGCCTGGCACCAGGCCTCCAGGTGCTCATCGAGCACCTCATCAGGGATGGATGCCAAACGTACGCGGCCAATGTCGTGAGGCACCGCGATCATGGGCTTACCTGAAAGCCTTACGCTCTCCTGCAGGATGGCTTCCTTGAGCGTGCCGGGATCTACCTGGCAGGCCAGCTCACCTATGCCCAGCCGGTCCAGCAGGGCATCTTGTGCAAACACGAAGTCTACCGATGTGCCCACCGCACCCACCCCAAGGCGAGAGGCGAAGCGCAATCCTTCGCCGCGAAGCGCTGACAGAGGGGCATGAGGCACCAGGCCAGCCAGAGCGCGAGCAAAGACCTCGCCGTAGGAAAGCGACTGGCGCACCGCCACAGAGGAGGAGGCATTCACTCGGCCAAAGCCGCGGGCTGCCTCAAGAGCTTGGGTTTGCGTGGTCTCGATATCTGCTGCAGCGATTGCCTCCGAGCGAATGACCAGGTCGTTAAAGGCATCTTTGGACTCACAGACCGCAGCCACCACCATTAGCACCCGGCCATGAAGCGTGGACTCCACAGAAGAAGTGAGCTGGCAGATCTCCGGATCGCTATAGCACATGGCCATGCGAGTGCGGAAATTCACTGCAGCAGAGTCGGCGCCTGCGGCCAAAGGCTTAGGCCGAGAAGGACAGCAAATGAGTGCGTCGAGCCCTAAGGGAACAGCAGCCAGCGACATGCCGCCGCACCAGGTGCTGGAGACAAAGACATCCTCGGAGACAGAGGCCAGCCCTCCGATGGCTACGCAAATGTCGCCAGGATTGATATGCTCTTGCGCCAACGCCTCGTAGGTGGGGGCCAGGCCCTCCACCAAACCTGCGTCCCGAGCGTCGTTTTGAGGCAGGCGCACCACACGGAAGCCTGCGTCTATGACGATGCGCGACAGCTCTTCCACCAGCTCCGGGTGAGCCGAGGCTTCTACCATGAAGACAGCCCGACGAGCGCGACCCGTACAGATCTTGAGGTCACGGCCAAAGCGGTCCAACACAGAGGGCCCTAGGCGCAGATCGCAGGAGATGCCGTTGGAAGCCACCGACTGGCGGTGGATGCGAGGAGGCTCTGGCGCAGGCACGTCTGCCGCGTGGGCTAAGACCTCAGGACTCAGCCCTGAAGTCGCCTCACTGGGAGCCGCCAAAGGGCTGGAAGCCGCGCCGGCTGCGCCCTTCTCGGCAGCCAAAGGCTCAGAGGTTGCGGAGGCGGCAGGGATGGCGTCGGCAGTGGATGCAGCAGGTTCGAGGTGGCTCATAGCAGCCCTTCTTCCCAGAGCAGCGCACCGCAGTCGCAGGCTACCTGCTCGAAGGTTTTTCCAGTAATTGAAACGGTATAGTCGGCCACAGACATGTAGAGGGGCCGCCGCTCCTCATAGAGCCGGGCAGCATGGGCGCGATCGCCCAGGTCGGGCCTGCGATGGGTGGAGCGTATTTGAGCCAGTGAGTCCTCGAAGGTGCCGTCCAGAAAGACCACATGGCCAAGCTCGCGCAAGAGCTCGCGGTTCTCCCGGGTGGCCACCGTGCCTCCTCCGCAGGCCACCAAAAGCGACTTCTCCTGCTTGAGGCCAAGGAGGGCCTTGTGCTCCTCGGCCCTGAAGGCCTGCTCGCCGTACTCGATCCACACGCCGGGCAGCGTGCCATGGAGCCTGCGCTCCACCACGCGATCCAAATCTACCGTGCGACGGCGAAACATGCACCCCAAATTGCGCACCACGGTGGACTTGCCCGAGCCAGAGAATCCCACAAACAGCAGATGGTCGCAGTCTTCATGAATAACCAGCCCATCTCCCAGCGCGCGCGCCGGTGTGCCCATAGGTCCTCCTCTCGCTCGTCTCAGGTGCTTCCTACCGATACTAACACCCCGCGCCCCACACCTTCTCAGCTCATCGAAGTCCTGCCTCCGTGACCCACCACCACACAAGGCCGCAGCCTGCACAGATCCAAGGGCCTGCAGCAAAGTGGGTTTTCTTGCCGATAAGAGCCACCATTCCCCCTGCACCACAGCCCAAAAGCCCACCCAGAAAGCCTACCAGCGGGCCAGCTGCAGCCGTAAGGCACGCAAGAAGCTTGATGTCGCCCAGGCCCATGAGGGAGATGTTGCGGTGCCGACAGGCCAGCTCCAGCGCTGAGGCTGCCCCCAAAAAGACCAGCGCAGAGCCTGTGCAGACTGCAGGATGCGGCAACACGCCCCAAAGTGCAGGCCCCAAAGGAGCACTGGCAACAGCCAGGACAAGAGGGTCTCCCCACAGGCGCGCCCCCTGAAAGCCCAAGGCCAGAACCCCCGAAGCCACAAGCAGGCCGTTGGGCAGGCGGCGCCAGCGAAGATCGTTGAGAGAAGCGGCAACAAGCAACGCCGCCCAGATCCCCCACATGTGAGTCGGCCCTTAGTGGGCGTCCTGGAGGGGACAGACGGGCTTCTCGGCCAAGTGGGCAGCAGAAGCCTCGGGAGTCGACGGGGCTGCCTGATGATAAGAGGTGTCTTTTAAGGCCAGTTTTTCCATCTGACGGAAGATGCGAGTGTACCAGAGCTCCTTGGTGCTTTGGGGATCCACCAGTATGGAAGGGATCCCAGCCAGACGGGCAGCCATGAGATCGGTAAATACTTGGTCGCCAATGAGTACCGTTTGGCTTCTGGGCACACCCATCCTTTTGCAGGCATGCCAAAGGGCGAAAGGCGCTGGCTTCATGGCGTGATCCACTCGGGAGATGCCCAGCTCCTGAGCAGAAGCCTCCACCTGGGCGCTATGGAAGTTGTTGGACACAAAGCACACAGCGATGGAAGCGGCCTTCACCCGATCGATCCAGGCAGCCACCGATGCCGGGGCACTTGAGGCATCTCCGGGCACACAGGTATTGTCGCGATCCACCAACACCAGGCGAATATTGTGATCTACCAGCGCTGATACGGGGATGTCCGAGATGGCGTGAACGCGCATCCATGGGGTTGCTAAAGGCATGGGCTCTAAGCTCCTTGATCGGCTTTGGCCTTGTCGATGGCCGCCAAATGCTCCTCATAAGTCTGCGAGAAGGTGTGGTTGGAGTAGGAGCCGTTCTCGATGATGAGGAAGTAGTAATAGTTGGTGGACGCCGGGGCCAACGCCGCCTGGATGCACTCGATGGAAGGGGTGCAGATGGGCGTAGGCGGAAGCCCCTTGTTGAGATAGCTGTTGTAGGGCGACTCTTTGAGCAGGTCGTCTGCGGTAACCTCGCCCCCGGTGACATAGCCCATGGTGGCATCGGACTGCAATGCCATGCCGTCGCGCAGACGGTTGTAGAGCACCGAGGCCACCAGCGGCCTGTCGCTCTCCGAGACCGCCTCGCGCTCGATAATGGACGCCACCTTAAGGATGTCATAGTCAGTCATCGTGACATTGTAGGTCTGCTGGATGGCCTCCTCGCCGGCAGCGAAATCCACCTTGGACACCGCCTGCTGATAGCGATCCAGCATGGCTTTTATGACGCTTTTGGCATCTACCGTGAATCCGGAGAAGTCATAGGTGGAAGCCCAAAGGAATCCTTCCAACGAGTCATCTTGAGCTGCGGCCAAGAAGGGGTAGGACCCCACCCAAAGGGATGCCTTGGCCTGGTCCATGAAATCTTGGGCGGGAATACCCAAGGCAGACTCCACTGCAGCAGCGGTTTTTGCCACCGTGAGGCCCTCGGGAATGGTCACGCGATTGGCCGAGGTATTGGGTCCCTTCGTGAGCTGGTCCACGATGGCTTCCACCGGCGTTCCAGCAGCGAAGACATAGGTGCCCGGCTTCAAGGACTGATCTGCCTTGGCAGCCGCCACCGCCTTGGTGAAAGTAGCGGTATCGCTTACCAACCGTGCGTCCACAAAGGCCTGGGCAATCACATCTGTGCCGGCGCCTTCGGGGATCTGCACCTCGATTTGGCCTTCAGTCGCAAGGCCCGGACCCTGTGGCTCCGGAGCGCTTTGGCAGCCGCGCACCGCAACCATAATGAGTGCGCCAAGCGCCACCGCGACGACGAGGCCGACGATCAAAATACCCGCACCCGCGAGATTTCTGCGTCCAGCAGAAGCGCTGTTGACACCTGACACACGGCCACGAGGCTGCCCTACCCTACCAGCGCCCGAAAGCGCGCCGTGCACCTGGGTCCTCTGCATGGTGCGCTCCGACACCCGCCGAGTGGTTGTCCCTGAAGCCACGCGAGGTTCAGGCTGGTGCCCCTTTGCCTGCCGAGAAGAGCTCGCCCTGGGTTGATTGGAGCCCAAGGAGTGGGCAGGCTGTCGTGGCGTTGAAGATCTTTGAGGCTGGCGGCCGCCGCAAGTAGTCCCTGAATCCTCAGGGCCTGTCTGTGATCGCCAGTGATTTGCCATGCCGTCTTACCCTTTGTTCGTCTTGGCGTCGAGGTGGGATTGTAAGAAAAGCGATGCAGCCACCATATCGACCTTGCCGCGCATGGACTTCTCTGAGAGCCCCTGCTCTCTCAAGATACGCTTGGCTTCCCGAGAGGACAGGCGTTCGTCGGCAAACTCCAGGGGAAGTCCGCAGGCCTGTGCGATGGCGCGGGCCTCCCCCTCAATGCGCGCCGCCTGCGGCCCCTCCTCACCAGACAAAGTGAGGGGGTGGCCGCAGACCAGCACGTCGGGTTCATGGTCTTCCAAAATCCGCCTAAAACTGCGAGCCTGAGCGCGGACTTCCTGAGCAGGAAGCACGCATACCGGCGAGGCAACGGTGCCGGTGACATCGCTTGCTGCGATGCCCACCCGCTTCTCGCCAATATCTAAGGCCAGGTAGCGCACGTTATTGTTCCTGAGTCAGGCGCTCGCGCACCGCATCGAGGGCCTGGACGATGACCGCAGGGCCAGGCAGGCCGCCCTGAGCCATGGCAGGCTTGCCGCCGCCGCGGCCGCCAAAGGCGCTGGTTACCGCCTTTACCAGGGCACCGGCATCAAAGCCGGCGGCCACAGCCTCTTTGGTGCCGGCAGCCAAAAGCGAGGTCTTGCCCTCGTCAGACTGGGAGACCAAGAAGCAGGCGATAGGACCTTTGGCCTGCTCGCGCAGAGTGTCCCACACACCGCGCAGATCGTGGGCGTCGCGGCCGTCCATACGGGCCACCACAGCCTTGTAACCATCGCACTGGAGAGCGGCAGCCAGTGCGTCCACTGCAGCATTGGCGCCCGCGCCAGACAGGGCACGCTTGAGCTTTGCCTTGAGATCGCGCTCGCGAGCCAGCATATCGTCCACGGCGCCCGCCACAGAAGCCGGGCGGCTCTTGAGGGCAGCAGCCGCGGCATCCAGCGCATCCAGGCGGCTGTTCACGAAGGAAAGGGCGCCCAGAGAGGTGACTGCCTCAATACGACGTGCGGCGCTGCCAATGGAGCTCTCGGAAGTGATCTTGAAGATGCCCAGCTCGGAGGTATTAGAGGCATGAAGACCGCCACAAAGCTCTGCAGAGAAGGGCTGCGGGCCCTCACCTGCACGCACGACGCGCACTTCCTCGCCGTACTTCTCGCCAAAGAGGGCCACCGCGCCCGAAGCCTTGGCGTCCTCCAAGCTCATGAGCTGGGTGGTCACCGGCAACGCCAGGAAGATCTGCTGGTTGACCAGGTCTTCTACCTGGGCGATTTGGGCCTGAGAAAGAGCCTCGAAGTGAGTAAAGTCAAAGCGCAGGCGATCGGGGGCTACCAGCGAGCCTGCCTGATGCACGTGGTCGCCCAGCACCTTCTTAAGAGCAGCGTCCAACAGGTGGGTGGCAGTGTGGTTGCGACGGATAAGCTCGCGGCGGCGATCGTCCACCTCGGCGGTGACGATGTCGCCCACACGCACGAAGCCGCCCTTGATGGCGCCTTCGTGGGCAATGAGGCCGTCATGGGAGACGGTGTTCTCTACCTCCATGCGAAACTCGATGCCAGAGAGCTCGCCGGTATCGCCGACCTCGCCGCCCATCTCGGCATAGAAGGGGGTGCGATCAAGCACGACCTCCACCTTGTCGCCGGTCTCGGCACGCAAGACGCTCTCGCCGTCGCGCACAATGGACAACACGGTGCAGCCGCGAAGCTCGCTCTCCTCATAGCCGCAAAACTCGGTGGCATCCACCGAGTCAGAGAGCGCCGTCCATACGTCAACCTGGCTCCAGGCATCAGAATCGGTGGCGCCGGCGGCGCGAGCACGGGTGCGCTGGGCCTCCATGTCGGCGTCAAAAGCAGCCTGATCGATGTCGTGGCCGGCATTGAGGGCGATCTCGCGGGTGAGGTCTACCGGGAATCCGTAGGTGTCGTGAAGGGTGAAAGCCACATGGCCCGAGAGAGTCTCTCCCTCGCCCAGTTTGTCCAGCTCCTGCTCCAGATAGAGGCGACCGGTCTCGATGACCGAGGAGAAACGGGCTTCCTCTGCGCGCACGGTGCCCTGGATCAAGGCGGAGTTGTCCACCAACTCAGGATAGACATCGCCCATAAGGCGTGTGACCTCGGCCACATAGTCACAGAGGAACGCCTCCTCGATGCCCAGCAGGCGGCCGTGGAACACGGCGCGGCGCAGCAGGCGGCGCAACACATAGCCGCGACCCTCGTTGGAAGGCAGGATGCCGTCGCCAATCATGAAGCTCACGGCGCGGCTGTGATCTGCAATGATGCGCAGCGAGACATCTGCGGCAGGGTCTTCGCCGTACTTCTTGCCAGAAAGCCTCTCTCCTACCTCGATGAGGGAGTGCATAAGATCGCCGTCATAATTGGAAGACTTATGCTGCATGATAGCCGCCATGCGCTCTAGGCCCATGCCGGTGTCCACGTTTTGGTGAGGCAGGTCTACCAGCGTACCGTCCTCTTGGCGGTCGAACTGGGTGAACACCAAATTCCAAAACTCCAGGAAGCGGTCGCAGTCGCAGCCAGGGGCGCAGGTGGGGCTGCCGCAGCCCACCTCTTCGCCCTGGTCGAAGTAGATCTCCGAGCATGGGCCGCAGGGGCCGGTGGGTCCGGCGGCCCAGAAGTTGTCCTCCTCGCCCAAGCGTGAGATGTGGTCTTTAGCCACGCCCAGCGACTCCCAGATCTCAGCGCAATCGTCGTCGTCCTCAAAGACAGTGAAGTAGAGACGATCCTGGGGCAGGTGAAGATGGTTGACAATATAGTCAAACGCCCATTCGCAGGCCTGGCGCTTGGAATAGCCGCCAAAGGCAAAGTTGCCCAGCATCTCGAAGAAGGAGAGATGGCGACCGTCCAGGCCAATGGCGTCGATGTCGTTGGTGCGCAGGCACTTTTGGCAAGAAGTGGCGCCGATGCCCTCCTTCAAGGTCTTGGTGCCCAGATAGTATTGCTTGAACTGGTTCATGCCGGCGTTGGCCAAAAGCAGCGACGGGTCATCGGGCACCAGCGAAGAAGACGGGAACTTCTTGCAGCCGTGCTCTTCAAAAAAGTCCAAGAACGACGAGCGAATCTCGGCAGTGGTCATAGTGGGAAAGTCAGAGGTAGACAAGAGATCCTCCTCATAGGGCTGCCAGGGACGCTCCCCAAAGCAGCATTGCTGGGCACAGATTCATTCATTCTAATTCAGAGCCGCCTTCTTGGCAGCGCTCGCGCCTCTATTGCTACGGCATCGCCATTCTCTTAGAGCTCGCCTTTATCTTTGGAGCTGGGATGCACGGGTTTCTCGGCAGGTGAGCCCTGAGAGTCCCGAGCCTCTTCCTGAGGATCCCGGGGCTCATCAGAGGCCTCTTCTTGCCGAGAAGATCTCGCTTTGGGGGCTTGGGAGCCAGAGGTGGATTCAGAGTGAGCCTTGGGATGCTCTACAAAAAGCCGTAGCTCCTCGGCCCGCTCGCGCACGATCTCGCCCACCGAGGGCTTAGCGGGCTCGCCGCCGGGCGCAGCAGAGACGTCACCCTCGTTTTCGTCGGGAATGAGGCGGCTTGTGACAAAGAAACTGTCATCGTCGAGGGCGTCGCAGCTGGGAGCGATGGAGCCATCGGCGTGATGAAAGGGCGTCCCTTGGAAGATGGCTCCGTGGTAAGAGACGATCTGGCGTCCGGTACGGGTCTCGAAGTAGTAGATGAACACACCTTTGATGGCTGCAGACACCGGGATGGAGATGGCCATGCCCACCGCACCGCCAAGGGAGGAACCCAACACGATGGCCAAAAGGCTCATGGCTGGATGCACTTGGACAGCAGAGCGCATGACTACAGGGCTCACCACGTTGTCGGTGATGTTTTCTGCCACCATAGCCACAATGAGCGTCCAGAACGCGCAAAGGGGACTCACAAACAGCGCGGTGACCGTGGCGATGGCAGCGGCGATCCAGGGGCCAATGACCGGCACAAAGTGCAGAAGGCCGGTGAGGGTGCCCATGAGGGGCGCGTAGGGCTGACCTACCACGATGTAGCCCAAGAACGCGAGGCTGCCTCCTACCAGGGAGGTGATCACGATGCCACGCATGTAGCCGCCCATAGAACGGCTCGCCACCGCCAAGAGCAGCATGAGGTCATCTTCATGCTTGGGGCCTGCCACGATGGCGAACTCGCGCACGATGCGGGGGTAATCGCGGGCCAGCCAGTAGGCCAGCACCAGTCCCAGGAAGAACATGAAGAAGGTGTTCACCAGGTTCATGAGGTTGGGAATGAGGCCGGAAGAGATTTGGGAGGCCATGTCGTTGGCAAAGCGGGTGCCCATGGTGGAAAAGCCGTCCACCAGCGCAGAGATGTTGGTTTGAAACTCTGCAGTCTCAGTGGTGCCGTAACGCTCAAAGAGGCTGCGCAGCCAGTCCTGAAGCTCCCGGAAGTAGCCAGGAATGCGCTGGAGCAGAGTATTGAGCTGCTCTAGGGTAAGGGGCCCCAGTATCGCCAGCACGCCTATGGCCACACCCAGCACGATGAGCAGGGCCAAGATCGCGCCTAGCGCGCGGCCCACTCCTTTGGTTTCCAGCCAGTTGACGATGGGGCTGCAGATGAAGCCAACGATGATGCCTACGGCCAAAAACTCGATGGCCGGGGCGATGTAGCCCAACGCCCACACCACGCACACGAAGATGACGATAAAGCCGATGGCCGTCCACACACGAATCATGCGAAGACGGTCCTCGGCCGAGATATCCTGGATTGAATGATGAGCAAGGGGACGCGCCATAACTAGCCCATCAGACCTTCGGGATCAATATGATCTTGTACTTTTTTGAGAGTGCGGCGCAGGAAGCGGGAGACCTGCACCTGGCTTACCCCTAGACGGTTGGCTATCTCTACCTGGGTCAACCCGTCTTTGAAGCGCATGGTGAGCACCTCTTGCTCGCGGGGCGAGAAGGAGGAGATGGCCTCTTGGATGACCATGCGGTCGTCGCTGGCCACCAGGTCCTTGTCCTCTGTGGCGTAGCGGTCGAGCACCGAGGGGGCATCCTCGTTCTCAGAGCTCCCAGATTCCAGAGGCACCGAGCTGTAGGCGCTGGAAGACTCCATGGCCTCCAAGACCTCGTCTACAGAGACGTCTAAGTATTTGGCGATCTCATCCACCGAGGGAGAGCGTTGCAGGTCGCAGGTAAGCTCGTCTGTAGCCTGATTGACCTTGGCAGAAAGCTCTTGCAGGCGACGGGGCACGCGCACAGACCAGCCCTTGTCGCGGAAGTGTCGCTTGATCTCGCCCATGATGGTGGGCGTGGCATAGGTGGTGAACTCCAGGCCGCGCTCAGGCTCGAAGCGGTCAATGGCCTTGATGAGGCCGATGGTGCCCACCTGGATAAGGTCGTCCAGAGACTCGCCGCGGTTCTTGAACTTGGAAGCCAAAAAACGCACCAGGTTGAGGTGGCTCACGATAAGCTGCTCGCGAGCATCCTCGTCCCCTTCTTCTTTGTATCGGCAGAAAAGCTCCCGGGTGCGCTCCTTGTCCCAGGCAAGCTTGCCCCTGCCTGCACCGGCAGAGACGCGCCTGGCATAGGCGCCGTGGGTGCGGGAGACTTGAGGCTTGCTCTCGGTCACGCAGAAACTCCCCTCGTCTTGACCACGGTGAGGGTGGATGCCTCATCGTCGATGGAGAACTCGTCGGTGACAGCGCCCAAGATGAGCTGGGCATAGCCAAAGGAACCGTCTTCGTAGGCGTCTTCCACGTTGGCCTGCGCGCCCAGCGTGAAGACCATCTCAATGCGATCTTCATTGATGTCGAAGCGAATGCCTACCGACTCTTGCTCAGTGGCGGAGGCGTAGACGAAGCCCTCCTCTGCCGCCATGCGCACATCCTCGACGTCGTCGATAGACAAGCCGCAGACTACTGCGAGATTTGCCGCCAGCATGCGCACGGAGCGTGCGAACTCTGGCGCAGCAGGCGTTTTTAGCTCAACTGTCTTAGATTCCATGATTACTTCTCCTCAGAGGCCGTGTCGCTGGTCGCGCTCTCAGTGGGATAGGTAAAGTAGCCCGCGTCTTGGGAGACCGTCTCAACAGAAGGCTCGATGTCTCCCTGCAGTTGCGCGGCCTTCTCGGCAGCGGAAGCCTCCAGGGCCTCTGTTCCTGCCTTGCCCTTCTTGCCCAGCTTGCCCACGGCTTTGGAAGCGGCGGCGGCGGCCTTGTCTACCACGCCGGTCACCGCAGTGGTGGCATCGCTGGCAGCACCGGTGAGGGTGCCCACATCATTAAGGATATTATTAACCTGCAGCAGGTCCAGGGAAAGGGCGTCTACCGTGGTCTCCACCTTGCCCATAAGCGGCTTAACCTCCTGAATGGCGGGGTTAAGGTCTTCCACTGCCTGATCGACCTTTTTAATGGTGACATTGACGTCTTGCACCGTCTTGTCTACCTGGCCCATAAGGTCGCCCACCTGGCCGCGCAGCTTGCGCACCGCAAGTGCGACCTCGACGCCCACCCACACGAAGGCAGCCATCAAAACGATAAGAACGATAAGCACTGCGAGGTCCATAGGGGTCCTTTCTTGCTGCGTGCACGGCCATTTGCCAAGCTTATAAGCCAGTGTATGCGCTTGAGGGGGCGAGGCCCCCGTTTTTTCGTACCTATATCCTACCCATCCTCGCGCTCGGCGCGATCCCTGGCCGAAGCCTCCACACGCCAGGCCTCCCAACCGCGGGGCGAAGGGGCGTAGAAGCTGCCAGGCTCAAGGCCGTCGGGCAGGTATTGCTGAGAAACCCAACCTCCAGGATAGTTATGGGGGTAGCGGTAGGGGCCGTATTCGTCCGAACCCGGGCGATGGCGATCCCTGAGATAAGGGGGCACTTCTCGGCGAGGGCCATGGCGCACTTCATGCAAGGCTGCGTCGATGCCCGCTTCACAGGCGTTGGACTTGGGGGCCAGCGCCAGGTAGGTGGCCGCCTGGGCCAGGTTGATGCGGCATTCGGGATAGCCAATGACCTCGGCGGCTTTAAAGGCAGCCTCGGCTACCAAAAGAGCCTGGGGGTCTGCGTTGCCAACGTCTTCCGAGGCGCAGATGAGGATGCGGCGAGCGATGAAGCGGGGGTCTTCGCCAACGTCAATCATGCGGGCAAGCCAATAGAGCGCGGCGTCGGGATCGCTGCCGCGCATGGACTTGATGAAGGCGCTGATGACGTCGTAGTGCATGTCGCCGCCCTTGTCGTAGGGCAGCCCTCGGCGGGGGTTAGCCTCCTCCACCGCATGGACAGAGATCTCGATAGGGCCCTTATCCGGCGCCTGTTGGGGCAGCCGGCCGTCGGGCGTGGCCATCTGGGCGGCCAACTCTAAGGTGGTAAGGGCCGATCGCGCATCTCCCCCCGCCAACGTCACCACAGCTTCCAGAGCGTCATCCGACAGCTCGAAGGCGCCGTTGAGCCCTTGGGGAGCCTTCAGGGCCCGCTTCACGATAGCGGCGACAGCCTCGTTATCCAGCGCCGTGAGCTCCACCACGCGGCTGCGGGACAAAAGCGCCGAGTTCACCTCAAAATAGGGGTTCTCGGTAGTGGCGCCTACCAACACCACGATGCGATCTTCCACCGCATGAAGCAGGGCGTCTTGCTGCGAGCGATTGAACCTGTGGATCTCGTCCACAAAAAGGATGGTGCGCTGGCCGTCTATGAGCAGGCGCTGCTCTGCGGCGCCGATGGCCTCCCGCAGGTCTTTCACCGTACCGGTGACCGCCGACACCTCCACAAACTGTGCTTGAGTGGTAGCTGCGATAATGCGAGCCAGAGTGGTTTTGCCCGTGCCCGCAGGGCCATAAAGGATGAGGGAAGACAGGGTATCGTGATCAATGGCGCGCCTGAGCCACGAGCCCTCGCCCACTGCCTGGGCTTGGCCCATGAACTCCTCCAGCGACTGGGGGCGCATCCTGGCCGCCAAAGGGGCGTTCTGATCTTTTTTAAGCCGCTCTTGAGCGGAAAATAACGTATCCATGGATAAGCATTGTAAGCCTAATACCAATAGGTGAGAATCAAGCTTTACGCATCTACTTCACGCGTCCCGGGAGGCCCTATGGACACCCACACCCCTCCTGCACAAAACCGACCGCTTATTGGCCTGTGCGGCCGCACCGACCCCACCTGCGAATACCT harbors:
- a CDS encoding M24 family metallopeptidase, coding for MASSTEGRLARLRSLMAERGYDAVILRNNADLRWLTGAERTFDDEVAHTAFITGEGAWLHTDSRYYNTFQERLGLDTFWQIDMERVGAPAWAAKLTVAQRCHVVALEDTVSLGFAQDFAHEVEQASTQCLTPVLHGDLQALRMVKDAEELSLLRRAQEITDDAFEHICAYIKPGMTEQQIRGELENYMLAQGADAVSFASIIAAGPDGANPHAQPSEYAVKEGDFITMDYGALYHDYHADMTRTVVVGEPTPKQREVYEVVKRAHEEAAAAVAPDVVGADIHRIAQKVIGDAGYGDYFGHGLGHGVGIEIHESPSFALSWEKPVPEGSVVTIEPGIYLPGEFGVRIEDTGIVTEKGYEPFTRLDHELVSVGR
- a CDS encoding dehydroquinate synthase/iron-containing alcohol dehydrogenase family protein, yielding MSHLEPAASTADAIPAASATSEPLAAEKGAAGAASSPLAAPSEATSGLSPEVLAHAADVPAPEPPRIHRQSVASNGISCDLRLGPSVLDRFGRDLKICTGRARRAVFMVEASAHPELVEELSRIVIDAGFRVVRLPQNDARDAGLVEGLAPTYEALAQEHINPGDICVAIGGLASVSEDVFVSSTWCGGMSLAAVPLGLDALICCPSRPKPLAAGADSAAVNFRTRMAMCYSDPEICQLTSSVESTLHGRVLMVVAAVCESKDAFNDLVIRSEAIAAADIETTQTQALEAARGFGRVNASSSVAVRQSLSYGEVFARALAGLVPHAPLSALRGEGLRFASRLGVGAVGTSVDFVFAQDALLDRLGIGELACQVDPGTLKEAILQESVRLSGKPMIAVPHDIGRVRLASIPDEVLDEHLEAWCQARSALLSQNQSEG
- a CDS encoding shikimate kinase — translated: MGTPARALGDGLVIHEDCDHLLFVGFSGSGKSTVVRNLGCMFRRRTVDLDRVVERRLHGTLPGVWIEYGEQAFRAEEHKALLGLKQEKSLLVACGGGTVATRENRELLRELGHVVFLDGTFEDSLAQIRSTHRRPDLGDRAHAARLYEERRPLYMSVADYTVSITGKTFEQVACDCGALLWEEGLL
- a CDS encoding prepilin peptidase, with protein sequence MWGIWAALLVAASLNDLRWRRLPNGLLVASGVLALGFQGARLWGDPLVLAVASAPLGPALWGVLPHPAVCTGSALVFLGAASALELACRHRNISLMGLGDIKLLACLTAAAGPLVGFLGGLLGCGAGGMVALIGKKTHFAAGPWICAGCGLVWWWVTEAGLR
- a CDS encoding YqeG family HAD IIIA-type phosphatase, translating into MPLATPWMRVHAISDIPVSALVDHNIRLVLVDRDNTCVPGDASSAPASVAAWIDRVKAASIAVCFVSNNFHSAQVEASAQELGISRVDHAMKPAPFALWHACKRMGVPRSQTVLIGDQVFTDLMAARLAGIPSILVDPQSTKELWYTRIFRQMEKLALKDTSYHQAAPSTPEASAAHLAEKPVCPLQDAH
- the mltG gene encoding endolytic transglycosylase MltG codes for the protein MQRTQVHGALSGAGRVGQPRGRVSGVNSASAGRRNLAGAGILIVGLVVAVALGALIMVAVRGCQSAPEPQGPGLATEGQIEVQIPEGAGTDVIAQAFVDARLVSDTATFTKAVAAAKADQSLKPGTYVFAAGTPVEAIVDQLTKGPNTSANRVTIPEGLTVAKTAAAVESALGIPAQDFMDQAKASLWVGSYPFLAAAQDDSLEGFLWASTYDFSGFTVDAKSVIKAMLDRYQQAVSKVDFAAGEEAIQQTYNVTMTDYDILKVASIIEREAVSESDRPLVASVLYNRLRDGMALQSDATMGYVTGGEVTADDLLKESPYNSYLNKGLPPTPICTPSIECIQAALAPASTNYYYFLIIENGSYSNHTFSQTYEEHLAAIDKAKADQGA
- the ruvX gene encoding Holliday junction resolvase RuvX translates to MRYLALDIGEKRVGIAASDVTGTVASPVCVLPAQEVRAQARSFRRILEDHEPDVLVCGHPLTLSGEEGPQAARIEGEARAIAQACGLPLEFADERLSSREAKRILREQGLSEKSMRGKVDMVAASLFLQSHLDAKTNKG